From the Myripristis murdjan chromosome 14, fMyrMur1.1, whole genome shotgun sequence genome, one window contains:
- the vtnb gene encoding vitronectin b, with amino-acid sequence MKPTVVLLAFMLVLATTFAAEQSCVGHCGSFNAQRKCQCDSMCVYYGSCCGDYDTVCPKKIARGDTFETPEEMAATNNTPVDAATTLAPTFNTTTVPATTIPPPTTTPGPTLPSDPDAIPCSGRPFDAFLQLKNGSIYAFRGEYFFELDESAVVPGYPKLIKDVWGISGPIDAAFTRINCQGKTYIFKGNKYWRFEDDVLDDDYPRDISVGFDKVPDDVNAAFAIPAPGHHGKEKVYFFKGEQYYQYEFKHQPSHEECIRMTRSSPSVMFTQYTNLFCDQTWEDLFADLFRGIEGHHKGPHFISRDWVGIRAPVDAAMVGRVYLGPKTTPPPRLVAKKRASRKKRPSRRRGQRGRQSRSLFFEDLWSYVDWFADYLDYSDYSDYSEVNTDSTTHEQRSMPVQNVYFFKRDKYYRVDLQTKRVDYARPPYPRSIAKYWLGCKYEETSDVSRAEKR; translated from the exons ATGAAGCCAACGGTGGTTCTGCTGGCCTTCATGCTCGTTTTGGCCACCACTTTTGCTGCAGAGC AGTCCTGTGTGGGTCACTGTGGCTCCTTCAACGCCCAGAGGAAATGCCAGTGTGactccatgtgtgtgtactaCGGAAGCTGCTGCGGAGACTACGACACTGTCTGCCCCAAGAAAa TTGCTCGTGGAGACACCTTTGAAACACCTGAGGAAATGGCTGCAACAAACAATACTCCTGTTGATGCTGCCACAACTCTCGCACCGACCTTCAACACGACTACAGTACCTGCCACTACCATCCCtccacccaccaccacacctGGACCCACCCTGCCCTCAGACCCCGACGCCATCCCCTGCAGTGGTCGGCCTTTCGATGCTTTCCTGCAGCTGAAGAACGGGTCGATCTATGCTTTCAGAG GTGAATATTTCTTTGAGTTGGATGAGAGCGCTGTTGTTCCTGGTTACCCCAAACTCATCAAGGACGTGTGGGGAATCTCCGGCCCCATCGACGCTGCCTTCACACGCATCAACTGCCAGGGGAAAACATACATCTTTAAG GGGAATAAGTACTGGAGGTTCGAGGACGATGTCTTGGATGACGACTACCCTCGGGACATTTCAGTCGGCTTTGACAAAGTTCCAGATGATGTTAACGCCGCATTCGCCATACCGGCACCGGGTCACCACGGCAAAGAGAAGGTCTATTTTTTCAAAG ggGAGCAATATTACCAATATGAGTTTAAGCACCAGCCGTCCCATGAGGAGTGTATTCGCATGACCAGGTCCTCCCCATCGGTGATGTTCACACAGTACACAAACCTGTTCTGTGACCAGACATGGGAGGATCTCTTCGCAGATCTCTTTAGAGGCA TTGAGGGTCACCACAAAGGTCCTCATTTCATCAGTCGGGACTGGGTGGGCATCAGGGCCCCTGTAGATGCTGCCATGGTGGGACGTGTCTACCTCGGTCCCAAAACCACACCCCCTCCTCGTCTGGTGGCGAAGAAACGAGCCAGTCGCAAGAAGAGGCCCAGCAGGAGACGTGGACAGCGAGGAAGGCAGAGCCGCTCCCTGTTCTTTGAGGATTTATGGAGTTATGTTGATTGGTTTGCTGACTACCTCGACTACAGTGACTACAGCGACTACAGCGAGGTCAACACTGACAGCACCACACACGAGCAGAGGAGCATGCCTGTTCAAAATGTCTACTTTTTCAAGAGAG aTAAATACTACAGGGTGGATCTGCAGACAAAACGTGTGGACTATGCCAGGCCTCCTTACCCACGATCCATTGCAAAATACTGGCTGGGCTGCAAGTATGAAGAGACATCTGATGTTTCACGGGCAGAGAAGAGATAG